Part of the Calditrichota bacterium genome, AGCATTCCTGCCAGACCAGGTTCAGGTTGTTGATATAGTCCTCATAGGAGTCGTGGAACCCGATCTGGCGTTCGTCGCCATAGTCCTTCAGCTGCCAGTAGGGCGGCGAGGTGATGATGAGGTGCACCGACTCGTCCGGCACTTCGGCCATCTGTCGCGCGTCGCCCAGAATGATGCGATGATGGGTGCGCATCGCAAACTCCCGCAACCCTCTTTGGCCCGCCCCGCGTCCTCTACGGGGAACAACTGCCTTTGCAAATTAAGCAAAACGCGCCGTCAATGTCAACCGCTTTTTTCGCCGCGCTGCCGCGCAGCAAGCACCTGTTCCACCTCGCGCAGCTGCTCCACGCTGTTCACCCCCATACTCTCGGCAAAATCCGGCGTCAACACCGCCGCCACGCGCTCGCCTCGGCTCCGCATGATCTTGACCACATCCGGCAGGTAGTACTCGCCCTGCGCATTGTCGTTGCTCACCAGCGGAATGGTGGCAAACAGCTTCCTGGCGTCGAACACGTAGGTGCCGATATTCACTTCCTGGATGGCGCGCTCCTCGGGCGTGGCGTCTTTCTCCTCCACGATGCGGTCGACAAAGCCATGCTCATCGCGAATGATGCGCCCGTAACCAAATGGGTTTTCTGTGCGCCCCACGAGCAGCGTGGCCGCTGCCCGGGTGCGGCGATGCACCTGGATCAGTTCGCGAATGCGTTCCGGGCTGAGCAGAGGGACGTCGCCGCACAGGACGAGCACGTCGCCGGCAAAGTCGCGCAACAGCGGCTCGGCCTGCGCCACCGCATGGGCAGTGCCGAGCTGTTCCTCCTGCACGGCGAACAACACCCCGGTGCGCCGCAGTACCTCCATCACGCGCTCACGTTGGTGACCCACCACGACGATGATGGGATGCGCGCCTACTGCCCGCGCCTGTTCGATGACGTACATCACCATCGGACGGCCGAGTACCTGGTGCAAGACCTTGGCTAGGTCCGACTTCATCCGCTTCCCTTTGCCGGCCGCCATAATGACCGCCGCCAACGGGCGCGCCTCTTCTTGCCCGACCCCTCCGCTCCTCATCAAACCTCCACTACCACGTTGTCGATCAATCGGGTGCTGCCAATCCACACCGCTAACGCGATCAGCACCTGGCCGCGCAGCTCCTTCACCTCCTCTAACGTGTTGGCGTCCACCACTGCCACGTAATCGATCTTCGCTGAGGGAGCCGTGCGGATGACTGCCTCCATCTCCTCAATTAAGCGCGCCGCACTTCGCTCGCCCGCTGCCACCAATTCTGATGCCCGCTGCAGCGCCTTGGACAAGACCACGGCCTGTCTTCGCTCCTCTGGCGACAGATATGAATTGCGCGAGCTCATGGCCAGCCCATCAGGCTCGCGGACGATAGGCGCCACGACGATCTCCAAGTCGAAGTTGAGATCCTGCGCCATGCGCCTGACCACCAGCGCCTGCTGCGCGTCCTTTTGGCCAAAGACGGCCACGTGCGGCTTGACGATGTTGAAGAGCTTGGCCACCACGGTCGTCACGCCGCGAAAGTGGGTGGGACGGGAGCGCCCGCACAGCACGCCGGTGATCTTTTCCACTTCGACGTAGGTCAGGTAGCCGGCGGGGTACATCTCTTCCACCGATGGGTGAAAAATCACATCGCAGCCGGCCTGCTCAGCAAGGGCCATATCGCGCGGCAGATCGCGCGGGTAGCGCTGGTAGTCCTCATGCGGGGCAAATTGGGTGGGATTGACGAAGATGCTGGTCACCACCACGTCTGCCCGCTCGCGGGCAATACGAATCAGGCTGAGATGCCCCTCATGCAGGTAGCCCATGGTTGGCACCAGGCCGATGAGCTTGCCCTCCTGGCGCCAGCGCTCGGCCTGGAGCTGCATGTCCCGCACCTTTTCCACAAGTTGGATCGCCATGCGCCGCAAGTTCTCCTATTCCTGCTCCCCTGTGTAGCTCTCCTCTATGCTGGGGAACTGCCCCCGCTTGACATCGTCGACATAGCCAGTGCAGGCTTGGCGGATGATGCGCGCCAGCTCCGCATATCGCCGCACATATTTGGGGCGGAACTTTTCAAAGAGCCCAAGCATGTCGTACGTCACCAGGATCTGGCCGTCGCAATGGGGGCCAGCACCGATGCCGATGGTAGGCACGGACACTGCCTCCGTAATGCGCTTTGCTACCTCTAAGGAGACCTTCTCCAGGACAATACCAAAAACACCTGCCTGCTCCAAGGCATGGGCGTCGTCCAAGAGACGTTCAGCCTCTTGCTCCGTGGTGCCCTGCAGCACGTAGCCGCCGAATTTGCGAATGGATTGGGGCGTGAGGCCGAGGTGGCCAAGTACCGGCATTCCCACGACAGTCAGGCGACGAATGGTCTCTGCCATCTCTGCGCCGCCTTCGATCTTGACTGCCTCAGCACCCGCTTCCTGGAAGAAGCGACCGGCGTTGCGCACCGCCTCCTCGATGGTGACCTGATACGAGAGGAAAGGCATGTCCGCCACCAGGAGCGCCTGCTTCACCCCGCGCCGTACGGCCGCCGTGTGGTAAAGCATGGCCTCCATGCTCATGGGCAGAGTCGTCTCGTAGCCGGCCACCACCATCGCCGCGGAATCGCCCACCAGGATGAGGTCGAGGCCTGCCTCGTCTAACAAGGCGCCCATGGTGGCGTCGTAGGCGGTGAGGGCAGCGATCTTCTCCCCGCGCCGCTTCATCTCGATCAGGAGAGGGACGGTCACCTTCTTGCGTTCTGCCATGAGGCTTATCTTCTCCTGGTGTGAATAACGCCGCCGCCGAGCACCAGGTCACCATCATAGAGCACCACCGACTGCCCTGGCGTGACGGCGCGCTGTGGTTTCCCAAAGCGCAAGATCAGGCGCTCCTTGTCTGCGTACTCGACGGTCGCCGCAAATCCCGTATCCTTGTAGCGAATCTTGGCGGTTACCACCCGACCCGCCTCCGGGCACTCAACAGAGACCCAGTTCACCGGTGTTGCCTCCAAGCCGGTGGACAGCAACTCTTCGGCGGTACCCACCTGCAGGCGGTTCTGCGCCGGATCGATATCCACGACGTAGACGGGACGTCCGACAGCCACTCCCACGCCTTTGCGCTGGCCTATGGTGTAGAACGGGTAACCCCGGTGCTCTCCAAGGACCCTGCCCACGCTGTCCACCACCTCGCCCGGAGCCACGCGCTTGCCCAGCCGCCCTGCCCACTCATTCACAAAGTCGCCGTAATGGCCTTCCGGCACAAAACAGACCTCTTGGCTCTCTGGCCGATCGGCAGTGGGCAATCCCCACGAGGCGGCCAGTTGCCGCACCTCCTTCTTGCGCATTCCGCCCAAGGGAAAGAGCGTGTGGGCCAACTGGTGCTGCGTCAGTCCCCAAAGGGCATAGGACTGGTCCTTGTGGCTGTCAAGCCCTTTGCGGAGCACAAAGCGCCCTGCCTCCGAGGAAAAAGCAAGGCGCGCGTAATGTCCGGTGGCCAGGTGGGTGGCGCCCAGGCTCATTGCCACCTGGAGGAGCTCCCCCCACTTGATGCGCGCGTTGCACAATACGCAAGGGTTCGGCGTGCGGCCGCGCAGGTACTCCTCCACGAAGTTCACCACCACCTCGTGCTCGAACTCCCGCCGCAGGTCGATGATGTAATGGCGAATACCAAGCTTCTCACACACCGCTTGTGCGTCGCGCACTGCTTCCGACGCACAGCAACTGTGCGGCTGCGGCGACGGCCCTTCCCACAGGCGCATGGTCAACCCTTTGACGGTGTACCCTTGCTGCTTGAGCAGGGCTGCCGCCACCGAGCTGTCCACGCCGCCGCTCATGGCCACTGCCACCACCCCCTGGTCTTTGTCCACAGATACGGTCTTCATCAGTCGGGTATGCCCCCCTTTTGCCTTGCCAGTCACAACAAAAAAATCCGCTCCCCGATGCGGGACACGGATCGCTCAGATGCTGACCAACGCAGGCAGCTATCGGGCTCCGAATGGGTCAAAACGCTCCGCTGAAGGTGAACCGATTTTGGCTACCCACTTCTCCCATGGACGAGAAGGAATAGTCGAACCGATACGATCGCCATGTGATCCCGAAACCGAGCGATATGCCCGCCAGATAGTCCTTGTTGCTGCCCACATCCATATCGGAGCCGATGGAATCGTACCCCCACCGCAGGAAGAAGCCTTCGCCCACCGTGAACTCGCCGCCAATGGTCCACTGCCAGACGTCGTCCGGGTACTTGTACGTCGTGACGCCCAAAAGCAAAGGCAGATGCTCCAGCCGCTTCATCAGCCCCAGCCGATAAGCCACGGGGAGCCGGTCTTTTTCCTCCGCAAAGGGCGAAAGCACAGCGCCCACATTTGCCACCCCAGCGGCCACATCCAAGTCATGGACAGGCGTGTGATACAGCACACCGGCGTCAGCCACCAGCGCACTGGAACGGTAGTGGTCGATGGACGCATAGACCAGCTTGACCCCGGCCCCGAGGAGCAAGGTCGGCAGGACCTTGTAGGCCGCAGCGGCGGCTAACGACAATCCGCCAGCGCCGAACTCCCCCTGCTCCTGCCCTAACTCGTCCCGCCGCTTAAAGGTGCCATAGTTGATGTAATTCACGCCGACGGCCCCAACGGTCCGTGCTGCCACCGGCTGCGCGTAGGCCACAAACCCGGAGTGAAAATCGAGCACGTGCTTCAAATAGGTGAGGGTCGCGCTGCGGCTACTAATTTCCGCCAGCCCTGCCGGGTTGTAGAAAAGGCAGTGGACGTCGCCAGGTACGGCCACGAAGGTCCCCCCCATGGCGCTGGGCCGTGCCCCCACGTGGGTGCGCAGGAACTGGTAGCCCGCGGTCCCGGGAGAGGCGCCGTGCGCCACCGCACTCACCAAGAGGGCAACAAGCAGTGCGGAGATTGAAAGACGCTTGCTACGCATACCTCCACCTCAAGACGCGACGGGCGGCCACCGGCACATCCCTGCGAATGCTCAGGAGAGCCACCTGTCGGAATCGAACCGACGACCTGCTCATTACGAGTGAGCCGCTCTACCAGCTGAGCTAAGGTGGCAAGGTCGGCATTTGCCGCTGGCGCCAGTAATGTAGCAATTTGCCGCTTGTGAATCAAGCGAAAATGTGATGCGGAGTGGGGTGGCCAGGCAACGACAAGCCTTCGCGCCGCAGGCCCGTCGCCTGCCTCCCTGCAGGGAGCGGGGTTAGTCTGCAGCCCTCTGGAATACCGACTTGCATCCCTGCCATTTTCCCGGGATCCAGCGGGTTCTTCGAGGCGCAGTCGACAAGCGTCTTTTCGGCAGCGGACGGCCGATCGCCCTGGCCGGCACTGTGGCGCTTGCCCGCTTAAGGTCCGTTCTCCCGAGCGGTTCCAACTTCTCAGCATGGCCTACCCCCGATGTCCCTGTCCTGCGCGAAGACAGGCTTTGAAGCACAAACCCCTTGCATTTGCGCAAAAGTTTTATAGTTTTTCAAGCCAAGAGGAGGGAAGCGCGATGCGGGTAACGCTCTCGATAGCCTTAAGCAGCTTCCTCGTCACAGGTGCCAGCGCGCAGCAGGTGAGCTACGTGACCACCATCCAGCCCTTTCGCTTCATCCTCCAGGAGGTTGTCGGCGAGCGGGCGCAGGTGCGGGCTCTGTTGCCCCCAGGGGCGTCTCCGCACACACACCACCTTCGCCCCTCCGACATCCGCGCGGCACAAGAGGCAACAGCCCTGTTCAGCGGTGGGCATGGCCTGGACGACTGGGCGGATGAATTGCCCTGTCCCCACAAGTTTACCTTGCTCGATCTGGTACCCAAGGATTCGCTCCTCCAGCTGGGCACGCCCGGGAACACCAAGCCGGCGCCACATGCACACTCCCACCAGGGCGTGGATCCGCACTTTTGGACCGATCCCCTGCTGGTGCGCGCCATGCTCCCGGCGCTGGTCGATTCCCTATGCAAGGTGGACGCAGCCGGGTGCGTTGTCTACCGCCGCAACGCTGCTATATTTGCCCGGCAGCTGGACAGTTTGACCACGGCAATCGCTGCGGAGCTGAGGAAGGCGCGGGGGTCGCGGGTGATCTTGGCGCACCCGTTCTTCAATTATTTCCTCCGCCGCTTCGGCATCGAAGTGGTGGGCACAGTGGAATTCGCTGCCGGCAGTGAGCCGAGCGCCCGGGACCTCCAACGCTTGACACTCGCCGTGCGTACCGCCGGCGCAAAGGCCATCTTCACCCATCCCCAGCTTCCGGACCGCCCTGCGCGCGTGGTAGCAGAGGCAGCCGGCATTCCCATCTTCCAGCTCGACCCTCTCGGGGGTGTGGAAGGAAGGACCTCCTACGCACAGTTGTTGTGGTACAATGCGCGCATCTTGGCACAGGTGCTGCAATGAGCAGGATGGCGGTCGAAGTAAACAACCTCAGCGTGCGCTTCGGTGAGCACGTGGCCCTGTCGGGTGTGAACCTGGCCATACCGGAAAATGCATTTGTGGCCATAGTCGGGCCCAATGGCGGCGGCAAGTCGACATTCTTGAAGGTACTGCTCGGGCTCCTGCCTCCGACCAGCGGCTCGGTGCGCATCTGGGGCCGGGCACCAGATGAGGTGTCTCCTGAGCTGATCGGCTATGTGCCGCAAGTGAAAACCATGGATCGCTCTTTTCCGGCATTGAGCATCGAGCTGGTGATGACCGGTGTCACCAGGCGTTGGCCGTGGTCGTCTCGGCGGCAGGCGCGCGAGGAAGCCATGGCGGCGCTTGCCCGCGTGGGCGCCGCGCATTTGGCACAGCGTCCCTTGGCCAAGCTCTCAGGAGGAGAGCTGCAGCGGGTCTGCCTGGCCCGGAGCATGGTGCGTCGTCCCAAGCTGGTGATGCTCGACGAGCCCGCCACCGGCATCGACGCCATCGGCGAAGCCGACATGTACCACATGCTTGAGGCGTACCAAGAGGAATCCGGTGCGACACTGCTCATGGTCACCCATGACTGGCACGCGGCTACTCACCATGCGGACTTGGTGTTGCTTCTCAATCGCGTCCAAATCAGTTTTGGGCCGCCGCGGGAGGCGCTGCACGAGGACAATCTGCGCGCCGCCTTTGGCCACGTCGGCCATGCGCACGAACTGAAGTTTCTCATGGACTCCCATGGCTGAGCTCTTCTCCCTCCCTTTCATGCAGAGAGCGCTTGTAGGGGGAGTGCTGGTGGGCTTTCTTGCCAGCTACTACGGCGTCTTTGTGGTGCAACGGGGGCTGAGCTTCCTGGGCAGTGGCTTGGCGCACGCGGCCTTCGGCGGGGTGGCCCTCGGCCTTCTGCTGAACACTGAGCCCCTCTGGGTGGCAGTCCCGTTCACGTTGCTCGTGGCCTTGGGCATCGCATGGGTGCACAATCGCACCAAGTTGGGCGGCGACACCGCAGTAGGGATCTTCTTTTCCGTGGCAATGGCCCTTGGCGTGCTCTTCCTTTTTCTGCGCAGGCAGTACACGGCCGACGCCTTCACCTACCTCTTTGGCTCCATCCTCGCCGTGAGCAACGCAGACCTCTGGCTGACTGGCGGGGTGTTAGTTCTCACCTTGGTAGCACTGCCGCTTTGGCGGCGTTGGTCCTATGCCTCGTTCGACCGCGAGCTGGCGCAAGCGGACCGCCTCCCTGTGGCAAGAGACGACTACCTCCTCATCCTGCTCATTGCCGTGACTGTGGTTGTGGCCATCAAGGTGGTGGGCATCGTGCTCATCGCGGCGTTTCTTGTTGTGCCCGCCGCAGCGGCGCGCCTGCTCGCCCGCACATTCCGCCAGATGACACTCCTTTCGGTTGCCATCGGCATGAGTAGTGCCGTGGTCGGCCTGATTGTGTCCTACTTCCTGGACGTTCCGAGTGGCCCCACCATCATCCTCGTGCAGGCGCTCGTCTTCTTCATTGCCGTGGCGGCAACATCCTTTCTCTTGCGCCGGTGAGCGTGCGTGGCGCAGTAGAAGAATCCGCCCCCCCTGAAAAAGTGCTGTTTCCTTTTGCTATTTTTTCTTATCTTTACTACCCCTTATCGACAACACCAGGCCATTTCGCGGAGGTGCTCGGAAAAGCATGGACGACACCGGTTTTTTGCATGACGAACGCACGCAGTGGGAGCAGAAGGTCCTCAACAAGGTGCTGCAATCTCACCCAGAGCGCAAGGCATCGTTTTCTACAGGCTCGTGGCTTCCGGTTGACCGCCTCTACCTGCCAACGCCATTGACGCCGGAGGAGTACCAGGAGAAATTAGGTTTTCCAGGCCAGTACCCTTTCACGCGCGGCGTGCAGCCAACCATGTATCGCGGCAGGCTGTGGACGATGCGCCAGTACGCCGGCTTCGGCACTGCCGAGGAGTCCAACGCCAGGTACAAGTACCTGCTGAGCCAGGGGCAGACAGGCCTTTCGGTGGCCTTTGACCTCCCCACGCAGATCGGCTACGACTCCGACGATCCTCGAGCCCGGGGCGAAGTAGGCAAAGTCGGCGTCGCCATCGATACGCTGCGGGACATGGAGATCCTGTTCGACGGCATACCTTTGGACAAGGTATCCACCTCCATGACCATCAACGCCCCGGCTTGTGTGTTGTTGGCCTTTTACATCGTCGTGGCGGAAAAACAGGGCGTGCCGCCTTCGCAGCTGGAGGGCACCATCCAGAACGACATCCTCAAGGAGTACGTGGCCCGCGGCACCTACATCTTTCCGCCGAAGCATTCTCTGCGGCTGATTACGAACATCTTCGAGTACTGCGCGCGCGAGGTGCCCAAGTGGAACACGATCAGCATTTCCGGCTACCACATTCGCGAGGCTGGGGCGACGGCAGTGCAGGAGGTGGCCTTTACCCTGGCCAACGGCATCGCCTACGTGCAGGCAGCGCTCGATGCAGGACTGGATGTGGACCGTTTTGCCGGGCGCCTCTCCTTTTTCTTCAATGCCTACAATGACCTTTTCGAGGAGGTAGCCAAGTTCCGGGCGGCGCGCCGCATCTGGGCGAAGATCATGAAAGAACGGTTCGGCGCCAAGGACCCCAGATCGATGATGCTGCGCTTCCACACGCAGACAGGGGGTAGCACCCTGACCGCACAGCAGCCGGACAACAACGTGGTGCGCGTGACCATCCAGACTTTGGCTGCAGTGCTTGGCGGCACGCAAAGTCTGCACACCAACTCGCGGGACGAGGCGTTGAGCCTGCCCACCGAGGAGTCCGTGCGCATCGCCTTGCGCACGCAGCAGATCGTCGCCCACGAATCTGGTGTGACCAATACGGTCGACCCGCTGGCGGGGTCCTACTACGTGGAAGCTCTCACCGACGCCATCGAGAGCGAGGTATGGAAGTACCTGGACGAGATCGACAAGATGGGCGGCATGGTGGCTGCCATAGAGAAGGGCTACGTCCAGCGTGAGATTCAGGATGCAGCCTATCGCTACCAACGCGAAGTGGAAAAAGGCGAGCGGATTGTAGTGGGCGTCAACGCCTACGTCATCGACGAGCCCCCGCCGAAGAACATCCTGCGCGTGGACCCCAACCTGCACCAGGTCCAGGTCAACAAGCTGGCCGAGGTGAAGGCACAACGCGACAACGAGGCGGTGCGGCTCAAGTTAGCCGCCTTGCGCGAGGCAGCCCGCCAACCCGATGTCAATGTGATGCCTTTTGTGCTGGATGCCGCCCGCGCCTATGCCACCCTGGGCGAGATCTGCAACGTGTTCAGGCAGGAGTTCGGCGAATACCAGGAAACCGTGGTGCTCTGAGGAACTTGAGATGGCGAAGAAGAGAATTCGCATACTCATTGCCAAACCCGGATTGGACGGCCACGACCGGGGCGCCAAGTACGTGGCCCGCGCCTTGAAGGACGCCGGCTACGAGGTCATCTACACAGGGATCCGCCAATCGCCTGAAGCCATAGCCAACGCGGCCATCCAGGAGGATGTGGATTTTGTGGGGCTCAGCCTCCTTTCGGGGGCGCACAACGAGCTCTTCCCGGAGGTGGTGAGACTGCTTCGCGAGCGCGGTGGCGAGCAGATCGTCGTGTTTGGCGGGGGGATCATCCCCCAAGATGACATCCCCTTCCTCCGGGCGCAAGGCGTGGAGGCGATCTTCACCCCCGGCACACCCATGTCCAAAGTCATCGAATTCATTGAGAGCAACCGGGCACGGGTCGAGAACAGATGAACTTAGCGGACCGGGTGTTGGCGGGCGAAACCGTGGCCGTCGCTCGGGCGATGAGCTGGATCGAGAACGACCATCCCGACAAAGAGTCGCTCATCGACGCCCTCAGCCTGCACTGTGGCCGCGCCTTGGTGCTGGGCATCACTGGGCCGCCGGGTTCGGGTAAGAGCAGCCTGGTGGACCGTCTTATCTGGCAGGAACGGGCCCAGGGCAGGCGCGTGGGGGTCATCGCCGTGGACCCCAGCTCGCCATTCTCTGGGGGGGCCATCCTTGGCGACCGCCTCCGCATGCAGAACCACGCCACCGACAACGGCGTGTTCATCCGCTCCATGGCCTCCCGCGGCCATCTGGGTGGCGTGGCCGGCGCCACCGCCGACGCCATCAAGGTTTTGGATGCCGCCGGTTTCGACCGCGTGCTGGTGGAGACGATGGGCGTTGGCCAGAGCGAAATCGAGGTCATGGAGCTGGCCGACATCGTGGTTCTCGTCTTAGTGCCTGGGCTTGGCGACGAGATCCAGGCGCTCAAGGCCGGCATCATGGAAATCGGCGACATCTTTGTCGTGAACAAGAGCGACAAGCCGGAAGCGGCCAAGGTGCGCGCGCAGGTGGAGTACGTGCTAGGCCTGGCGCAGGAGCGGGCACAGCCGCCGCGCCCCATCGTGATGACCTCTGCCCTCAACGGCCAGGGCATCGACGAGCTGGTGGCGGCGCTGGCCGATTACCATGCCACCCTTGTGGCAAATGGGACCCTGGCGCAACGCCGCCGGGAGCGCATAGCGCGCGAATTGCAGCGCATCGTCGCCGCAAAAGTGCAGGAGAAAGCAAACGCCGTTCTCGACCTCGAGGGGCGCTTGGACGCTTGGGTGCAATGCGTCGCGGAGCGGCGCTGTGGCCCCTACGCCCTCGTGCGCGAAGGTCTTCAGGAATTCTGGCAGGAGCACAGACGACCATGATTAAGCAGATTGCCCACATCGGCATTGCCGTTCGCTCGTTGGCTGACCACCTTACCTTCTACCGCGATGTGCTGGGACTCCCATTGCAGGCCATGGAAGAAGTGCCGGAGCAAAAAGTGCGGGTCGCCATGTTCAAAGTAGGCGAGGCCACCATCGAGCTATTGGAGCCGCTGAGCCCGGACAGTCCCATCGCCTCATTCTTGGAAAAACGCGGCGAGGGCCTGCACCATGTGGCCTATGAAAGCGACGACATCGTCGCCGAAATCGCCCATTTGCAGCAACACGGGGTGCGCATGCTGGACCAGGTCCCGCGACGTGGGGCCCACGACACAGAGATCGCCTTCATCCACCCCAGTTCGTCAGGCAAGGTGCTGACCGAAATCTGCCAGCACCGGGGAGAAAGTCATGAGCATTGAGCGCAAGATACTCGAACTGAAGCAGAAGCAAGAGATCGCCCGCCTGGGTGGGGGCATCGAGTCCATCGAGAAGCAGCATGCCAAAGGCAAGCTGACCGCCCGCGAGCGCATCAGTCTGCTCCTGGACAAGAACAGCTTCGAAGAGCTGGACATGTTCCGCACCTCCACCACCAGCCAGGTAGGCCTGGGGGATAAGCAGGTTTTTGGTGACGGCATCATCACCGGCTACGGCAGCATCTTCGGCCGCCTGGTGTTCGTCTACTCCTTCGACTTTACCGTGTACGGCGGCTCGTTGTCGCAAGTGGTGGCTGAAAAGGTGGTCAAGGTTATGGACATGGCCGCCAAGGTGGGAGCACCCATTATCGGCATCAACGACTCGGGTGGCGCCCGCATCCAGGAGGGGGTGGACGCCCTTGCCGGCTACACCGACATCTTCCTGCGCAACGTGCTCTACTCCGGCGTGATCCCGCAGATAAGCGCAGTGGTTGGTCCGGCCGCAGGGGGGGCAGTTTACTCGCCCGCGCTCACCGACTTTATCTTCATGGTGCGGCGCACGTCGTTCATGTTCCTCACCGGCCCGAAGGTGGTCAAGCAGGTGACGCACGAAGAAGTCTCGGCCGACGAGCTGGGGGGCGCCGACGTGCATGCCACCAAGAGCGGCATCACCCACTTTACCTTTGACAACGAACACAGCCTGTTCGAGGGCATCCGTACCCTGTTGCGGTACCTGCCGCAGAACAACATGGAGGAGCCGGTGGTCATCCCCAACAACGACCCCACCGACCGCCTCAGCGAGGAGCTCAACTACATCGTCCCAGAGAGCCCGAACAAGCCGTACGACATGAAGACGATTATCAGGACGGTCCTGGACAACAACGAGTTCTTAGAGGTGCAGGAGCTGTTCGCGCCCAATGTCATCATCGGTTTCGGACGCTTGAACGGCCGCTCGGTGGGCATTGTCGCCAATCAACCCAAGCATCTGGCCGGGGTGTTGGACTGCAAGGCTTCGGTAAAGGCGGCGCGCTTTGTGCGCTTCTGCGACTGTTTCAACATCCCAGTGATCACCTTCGAGGATGTGCCCGGTTTCATGCCTGGCACGGCTCAGGAGTACAACGGCATCATTGCCCACGGCGCAAAGATGCTCTATGCGTACGCCGAGGCCACCGTGCCCAAGATCACCGTGATCACGCGCAAGGCGTATGGTGGCGCCTTCTGCGTCATGAACTCCAAGCAACTGCGCGGCGACATCATTTACGCCTGGCCCACGGCGGAGATTGCCGTCATGGGGCCGGAAGGGGCGAGCGAAATCATTTACGCCAAGGAGATTCAGGCGGCCGAGGACCCGGAGAAGAAACTGGCCGAGAAGATCCAGGAATACCGCGAAAAGTTCGCCAATCCGTACGTTGCTGCCAGCCGGGGCATGATCGACGAGGTCATCGAGCCGAAGGTGACGCGTTACAAGCTCATCAAAGCCCTGGAGATGCTGAAGAACAAGCGGGACGAGAACCCGCCCAAGAAGCACGGCAACATTCCGTTGTAGGCAAGTCAATGTTTGGAAGTCACAACATCACCGAGGCATTAGCGATCGTCGCTGCCGGCTTGGCCGTGGTCTTTGCCGGCCTGACGCTCATCTGGCTGGCTATTTCCCTATTCAATTGGTTCGCGAGCATAGCGAAGCGACGCAAGGAAGCCGCGGCGGTTCCAGAGGTGACGGTGGCAAAGGCGCCAGCAGCCGAGGTGCCCCGCGAGCACCTGTTGGCCATTGGCACGGCCGTCGAGTTGTATCGGCGCTTGCACCTGGAAGTTCCGGAAAGCGCGGTCACTTTTGAACGCGGCGACGTCCGCACCGGTTGGAAGCTCGGGTTCCGCTATGGGCAGCGCCAGCGCCCCGCGAGGTAGGAGGAGATGAAGGAAAAGAAGCTGATATTGGAGATCGAAGGAAAAGAGTACACGGTAGTCATCAGCGACTTTGGCCCGCAGGAGGCCACCATTGCGGTCGATGGCAAGCCCTACAAGGTGGCGCTCAAGGACCTGGGCAGCGAGCAGGTCGCCGAGGTAAGGCCTGCGCCTGCGCCGCCTCCCTCGGCCTTGGAGCCGCAGGTACCTGTGTTCGCCCCGGCTAAGCGCGTTGCCCCTGGTTCGCCAATCCATCGCCCGAAGACGGTCGGCAGCGACTATGCCATCGCCGCCCCTTTGCCTGGACTCATCGTCAAGATCCTGGTGCGCGATGGCGACGTGGTCAGGCGGGGTCAGGCCGTGGCCATCTTGGAAGCCATGAAAATGGAAAACGAAGTGACCTCGCAGACCGAGGGGGTGGTGATCGACGTGCGCTACCGGGAAGGGGATTCTGTCAACCAGGGTGACGTGCTCGTCCTTCTCAAGCCGGTGGAGGGATAGCATGGAGCTCTTTTTTAAACTGGTGCGCACCACCGGCTTCGCGAACATGGAGGTGGGCAACCTCCTGATGATTG contains:
- a CDS encoding OadG family protein, with protein sequence MFGSHNITEALAIVAAGLAVVFAGLTLIWLAISLFNWFASIAKRRKEAAAVPEVTVAKAPAAEVPREHLLAIGTAVELYRRLHLEVPESAVTFERGDVRTGWKLGFRYGQRQRPAR
- a CDS encoding biotin/lipoyl-binding protein; this encodes MKEKKLILEIEGKEYTVVISDFGPQEATIAVDGKPYKVALKDLGSEQVAEVRPAPAPPPSALEPQVPVFAPAKRVAPGSPIHRPKTVGSDYAIAAPLPGLIVKILVRDGDVVRRGQAVAILEAMKMENEVTSQTEGVVIDVRYREGDSVNQGDVLVLLKPVEG
- the mce gene encoding methylmalonyl-CoA epimerase codes for the protein MIKQIAHIGIAVRSLADHLTFYRDVLGLPLQAMEEVPEQKVRVAMFKVGEATIELLEPLSPDSPIASFLEKRGEGLHHVAYESDDIVAEIAHLQQHGVRMLDQVPRRGAHDTEIAFIHPSSSGKVLTEICQHRGESHEH
- a CDS encoding acyl-CoA carboxylase subunit beta is translated as MSIERKILELKQKQEIARLGGGIESIEKQHAKGKLTARERISLLLDKNSFEELDMFRTSTTSQVGLGDKQVFGDGIITGYGSIFGRLVFVYSFDFTVYGGSLSQVVAEKVVKVMDMAAKVGAPIIGINDSGGARIQEGVDALAGYTDIFLRNVLYSGVIPQISAVVGPAAGGAVYSPALTDFIFMVRRTSFMFLTGPKVVKQVTHEEVSADELGGADVHATKSGITHFTFDNEHSLFEGIRTLLRYLPQNNMEEPVVIPNNDPTDRLSEELNYIVPESPNKPYDMKTIIRTVLDNNEFLEVQELFAPNVIIGFGRLNGRSVGIVANQPKHLAGVLDCKASVKAARFVRFCDCFNIPVITFEDVPGFMPGTAQEYNGIIAHGAKMLYAYAEATVPKITVITRKAYGGAFCVMNSKQLRGDIIYAWPTAEIAVMGPEGASEIIYAKEIQAAEDPEKKLAEKIQEYREKFANPYVAASRGMIDEVIEPKVTRYKLIKALEMLKNKRDENPPKKHGNIPL